The nucleotide sequence GCCGTGTTCGGGGTTCTTCTCTCCCAAGACACCCCCACCGCGATCGCTGAAGATGCCCGCAAAGCCGTGCGATGTGCGATCGCAATGGCTACAACACTGGATACCCTGAACCTCAAGTGGCAACGCCAGGGGCTACCTACTACCAGTATGCGAGTCGGTATTTCTACGGGGATGGTGATCACAGGCACCGTCGGCAGTCGGCAGCGGCTTGACTACACGACAATTGGGGATAGTGTCAATGTTGCAGCCCGTCTGGAAAGCTATGATAAGACTCTATCCGGCGGAGTTTGTCGCATCCTGATCAGTGAAACAACCTATCAACTTCTGAATGATGAATTTCTGACCAGGTTGATTGGAACAGTACAACTGCGAGGGCGTGAACGCCCGACAAAAATTTATCAAGTCTTGACAGAAACACGGAGAATGGATGATTAGAATGGGTCTATTAAGGGGAAAAACTTAGATAAAGGGAAAAATTAAGGGAAAAATTGAAAATAAGTGTTTACGATATACTTACGTGTTACTTATATTCTCCGTAAAGTTACCGGGTGCAGGCTGCTGGTGAGTTCCCTGATTTCCGTGTTCAAACAACTCGATATTTGAAATTTCGATGTCTGAAATTTCGATGTCTGAAATTGATGTCTGAAATTCCGCTCCTGAAAAACTCCAGAGGGACACTATGGCTACCCCCCGCTTCTTAATTACGTCCGCCACGGCTGCCCTGGTGTTGCAGTCGTTTAGCTTCCTCAATGCAACAGAACCAGCCTCATCCAACCCATTTCCTTTGACCCTGGCAGCACCTGCTTCCGCTGCCCAAACCGTTTATACTCCTCCCTTACGTCCCAAACCAATTTTCCGGACTGACAGCACGGGTTCACGGGGTTGCTTCCAAAAGGACAAACCCGCTCAATTGAGCCTGCTGGTGCCAGAACGCCACATTGGGCAAACCGTGTCAGCCCGTCCCAGCTTTTTCTGGTATTTAGAAAATGCCAAAGTTGCCAGGTTTGCCCTGGTTGAGTTTGGAGTGGCAAAGCCCTTGTTTGAGAAAACCCTGCAAGCAGACAAAGCTGGAATTATGCGGGTTGATCTGCCTCAAGATGCCCCGGAATTAGCGGTTGGTAAGGAATACCGATGGTCTGTGACGGTTGCCTGTAACCCCAACCGCCCATCCGACTATGTTGCCTTTAATCAATCGTTTGTTGAACGGGTTGCCCCTTCCCCTGGACTCTCTCAGCAACTTGCCAGAGCAAAGACCACCCTGGAGCGTGCCCGCGCCTATGCCCAGAATGGATTGTGGTACGATGCCCTAGGTTCTCTCTCCGATGCCAGCGAGAAAGACCCCTCTGCCCGCAACGAAATGCTTTTCATGCTTGACCAGGTGGGCTTAACCCGGGTTACAGGGTTTGCCCGTAGAAATGATCAGGCAATGAAATTCCGCTAAGGAATGCAGGTTTTGTAACCTGAAGCTTCACTACAGAGGTCCAGAGAACACAGGTCCAGAGAACACAAACTAACCCTTCCGTGCCCTCAGTGTCTCTGTAGTGGAGTTCTGATTTTTCAGTGTATTGAATCCACAATTCTGACTTGCGGCCTTACTCAACGATTCCAGCAACCTTTAGTAATCCCTGGAACAGGCGAATTCCATCCGTTCCACCGATCGCTGGATCAGACGCACGCTCTGGATGGGGCATCATGCCCAGGATATTGCCCTGGCGGTTACAGATACCCGCAATATTGTTCAGTGACCCGTTGGGATTGCTCGACGGATCTATTTTTCCATCTGCCGTGCAATAGCGAAATACCACCTGTCCATGGGTTTCTAGCTCTGCCAGCGTATTGGCATCGGCGTAGTAGCTGCCTTCCCCATGAGCGATCGGGATCGTGATAATCTCCCCTGACTGGTAGGTTTGGGTCCAGGGTAAATCTGTTCGCTCAACTTTCAGGGGGACGCGATCGCAAACAAAATGCAGATCCCGATTTCGCACCAGTGCTCCTGGTAGTAATCCCGCTTCCGTCAACACCTGAAACCCATTACAAATGCCCAGCAAAAACTTACCCTGCCTGGCATGGTCAATCGCAGACTGCATGGCTGGCGAAAACCGGGCAATTGCCCCACAGCGCAGATAATCTCCATAGCTAAACCCACCGGGCACAATCACCACATCCAGATCTGACAGGTCGCTATCTTCGTGCCAGACCATCCGGGTTGGCTGATTCAACAGCGTTCGGGTGACATAGGCAACATCGCGATCGCAATTAGAACCTGGAAACACAATCACACCAAACTTGATTGCCACAAATTATTCTCCCTTTGGTTGACCTCTTGATCATAGGGGATGGGGGATAGGGTGCTTGAGTACTTAAAAGCCTATCCGAAAACTTCCTGGGCTTACACCATGCTGGATTTTGCGTTTGCGATTTTATCCCTCTTTATTCACGCTGGAAGCAGATAAATTCTGGAAAATACCTCGTTTCCACGGCTCTGCCTGGAAATGACAAATCCGAGGCTCTGCCTCCTTTCAGGTTTACTTGAGGCAGAGCCTCTAAACCTCCATTCCAGGCTGGAAGCCTGGAACGAGGGTTGGTTATAAATTTTTCCAGCAGAAGTGACCGAAGAGGGTTCTAGCTGCCGCCAGGACAAATTTACTTCATAAGTGTCAGTCTCCTAAGAAATCAGATTTTCAATAAGCATAAATACTCATCAAGCACACTTGGTTTCTTCCACCCTGAAGGTGCCAGGCGCGTGGAATACTAACGGTGAAGTTGTGCGGCGGCAGACAAGCTTGAACTTCCACCAATAAACTCTGTGCCGTCCGCACCAACGCAGTGTTAGCCTGCGGCAGCAGAGACCAGATTGTTACGACTCTTCATCAAAGTCTATATCTTCGAACCCCAGCCAGAAAAGCAAGACATCTTCAACCTGGGATAACTGCTCTGAGTCCAATTCACCCAATTTCCTCAGCAGTTTGGCATGGGGGATGGTAACGAGATTCTGAACATCAAAGGCTCCCGGTTTCAAAAACCTTACTTTCACATCAACCTCGAAGCGGGAACCTCTTGGACTTGTCGTGTGAGGAACCAGTGTTGCCAAAGCTCGATCTTGCATCAGAACTGGAATGCTAACCACTAGACATGGCCTAACCTTTGCAACATAGCCCAGATCCACCAACCACACTTCACCACGAACAGGGCTACTCATAACCTGGTTCTTGCTGATCTAAGGCTAAGAATAACTCCTCTGCACTCAAGGTTAGATCTTCGTCTGTCAAAGGTGGAAAATCAAAATTAATAATTCGCCGCAAGATTTCTAGCGCAATCTCCATCTGCTCTGTATCAGGCAACCGATCAAAGTTGTTGAGAATTTCTTGAGCTAAGGCAGTCATAGGATTGTATCGAATATCTGCTTAAACCCTAGCACAATTGCCAGTGCCTAAACATGTTCACTTAGAACCATTACAAATATTGGCTTATACCAATTCTTTAAGAGAGGACTACAGATGGTATAAAACTGTTATTGGGTTCAAGAAGGAGCTATGGCAGGGGTTTACAAACTGGAAATCGCTGAGAGTGTCGAAGACCTCAAGCCGTTGCTGCGATCTCAAAAGAGTGCGTCAGACAAAGAGCGAGTGCAGTTACTGTATCTGCTCAAAAGTGAGCAAGCCAAAACAGTGCAGGCCGCAGCAGAATTACTGGGACGGCATCGGGTCACGGTGCAAGAGTGGTTACGACTTTACCGCCAGGGAGGACTGAGCAGTTTGTTAAGCCACAAGCGTCGCCTTGGACGGCAGCATAGCATTCCTCAATGGGCACAGGATGCCTTGAACCAACGATTGCAGCAGGCAGAAGGGTTCAATAGTTACGGCGAGATTTGCCAGTGGTTAGAAAGCCAACTGGGCATTGTGGCCCCTTACAAAACCGTGCATCAGTTGGTGCAGTATCGCCTCAAAGCGTCTCCCAAAGTGGCTCGTCCCATCAGTGCCCAGCAATCACCTGAGCAGGTAGAAACCTATAAAAAAAACTCTGTGAGAATTTGGCAATGCTAGCTTGGTTTGCTGTCGCTGTGCTGGGGTTAACTGAACGGGTTCGATTCCTTTGTGAGGATGAAACGCGCATTAGCCTCAAGACCATTAGTGGTCGCAAAATCACTGCATCCGGTATTAAACCGAAAGGGAAAGTGCAATGGCAGTTTCGTGCCACTTACTTGTATGGTGTTGTTGAGCCTGCGACTGGAGAACACTGCTTCTACGAGTTCACCCACTTCAACCCCGACTGCTTTCAAGTGTTTCTCAATCTGGTTGCTCAGCACTTTGCAGACAGTATTTTGATTGGTAGTCCTTTTTCATAAAGGACAGAGAAAATGGATAATAGATAAAGGTTGTTCTTTGTATCTGCATATGTGAAGCATTCCTCGTTTCCTGCGATGCCCCAACTGTGGCTCTGACGACATCATGAAAAATGGCACGACCCGGCGAGGCAAACAAAACTACAAATGCCGTGATTGTGGTCGCCAATTTGTCGAAAATCCTCAGTGGAAACCTCGGGAAAAAGACAGCACTGCCATGATTGACCGTCTGCTGTTAGAGAAGATTCCCCTGGCGGGATCGCCCGTGGGCTGAAGTTGTCAGAGTCCTGGCTACAAGGCTATGTCAACCAATGCTACGAGGAGGTGCCCCGTCAGGTGCAGGTGACCCCTAAGCCCAAGGGAGCCTTAACAGTGCAAATGGATGAATTGTGGTCGTTTGTTGATGATAAAGGCAACAAGCAGTGGGTGTGGTTAGCGCTCGATACGCGAACCCGCGAGATTGTGGGTTGCCCCATTGGGGATCGTTCAAAAGACTCTGCTTTAGCCTTGGGGCAATCGATGCCGGGGGTGTATCGGCAATGTGCGGTGATTTACACCGACTATTGGGATGCTTATAAGGCTGTCCTACCAAGTAACCGGCATTATGCCGTTGGCAAAGAAACGGGTTTGACTAGCTACATCGAACGATTCAACAATACCTTAAGGCAACGGGTATCTCGATTAGTGCGAAAGACCCTATCATTTTCCAAGAAATTGGATAATCATATCGCTGCGATTTGGAATTTCATCCATCACTATAACGAACAGATCCGTCTGCAATTATCCAACTGTTGAGGGGATGCTTGCTTTTTCCTTATCCTTTCCTAAAAAGGACTACCGAAATTCGTACTCCTCGCCATCGCAGATCGCTTTATCGTGCACTCTCCCCCCGTAGGTGCAAAATTGCATGAACTTCGGCACCTAATTCTCCGGAAACTTCGGCACCGAAGTGACCCCTACTTCGGCACCTAATTCTCCGGATGCCTCGGCACCTGATTCTCCGGAAACTTCGGCAGGTCATTCCCACCCAACTTCGGCACCTGCGACTACACTGCACACACTTTGATGAGTAGAAGCCGGAGAGCCGATGAAAAAACAGCAAGGAGGATTACTGCCGATGGCCAAATTTCGAGAAATGGTGCGCTTGCACGAGTTAGGCCACAACCAGAGTGCGATTGCCCAAAGTTGCGGGGTCGCTCGTTCAACGGTGCAGGATTACATTCGGCGAGCCGTGGCAAAGGGCCTGAGCTATGAGCAATTAAGCCAGATGAGCGACAGCCAGGCGTTAGAGCTACTGGGCAAAGGCCAGCGGCAAGTGCCCATCAAAACTGAAACCATTAACTTTGCTCAAGTGGCGGTCGAGTTGCAACGCAAGGGCGTGACCTTGGCGCTGTTGTGGCAGGAAGGCTTGGACAAAGGGGAGTGGCAGTTGAGTTACGGGGGCTTCTGTCGGCGCTACAACCGCTGGCGAGCCCAGCAGAAGTTATCGATGCGGCAGGTATACCAAGGGGGCGAAAAGCTGTTTGTTGATTACTGCGGCTTGACGGTGCCAGTGACTGAGGCGGACACGGGCGAAGTCGTCGAGGCCCAAATCTTCGTGGCGTGTTTGGGTGCGAGTAACTACACCTATGCCGAAGCCACGCCTACCCAAGCGTTACCTCATTGGATTGGGGCGCATCAACGCACGTTTGCATGCTTGGGTGGAGTGCCGCGGGTTGTCGTGCCTGATAACCTCAAGTCCGGGGTCACAGATCCCTGTCGCTATGAACCTGGAATCAATCGTACTTATCAGGAGTTAGCGAGCCACTATGGTGTTGCCATCATCCCCGCCCGTCCGAAAAAGCCGAAGGACAAAGCCAAGGTGGAAAAAGCGGTGCAAGAGGTAGAACGGCAAATCTTGGCTCCGTTACGGAACCAACGCTTTACCAGTTTTGCCGAGTTGAACCAGGCCATTGCCCTACGTCTGAGCGCCCTCAACGAGCGGGTGATGCCCAGTTATGGCTTGTCGCGTCAAGCCTTGTTTGAGCAGGTAGACAAACCAGCCTTGCGGCCGCTGCCCATGCAGGAGTTTGTCTTGGGGCAATGGAAGCGGGCGAAGGTGAACCTGGATTATCACATTGAAGTCGAGGGGCATTACTACTCAGTGCCTTACCACCTGGTGCATTGTCCAGTCGAGGTCAAAGTGAGGGAGAACCTGGTGGAGATTTTTCACGAACATCAACGCATGGCCTGTCATCAACGTTCGCGGGTGCGCTACCGCCACACCACCCTACCGCCTCATATGCCACCGGAGCACTGGGCCTACAAAGCCCAATCGAAAGAGGCCTTTCTGAGTTGGGCAGAGCGTATTGGGCCCCAAACCCAAGTCCAGGTGCACGCCATCTTTGAGAGCAAGGAGCATGAAGAGCAAGCCTTTCGCACCCTCAAAGGAGTGCAGCGGTTAGTCCAGCAGTATGGCCAAGACCGCCTGGAAGCGGCTTGTCATACTGCCAATGTTTTGGGCATGGTCGGATTGCAACGACTCCGCTCGCTCCTGGAGAACCACTTGGAGCAAGAATCTGTTTGTGCAGACATTCCATCAATCGCCCCGGTTGAACATGCCAACCTCCGGGGTGCCCAGTACTTTCACTAAGGGATGACTGATGAATCCATCGACTGTTGAACAACTCAAAGCCTTGCGCTTAAGTGGGATGCTCGAAGCCTGGAGTGAGCAATACACCAGCAGCACCTACCATGATCTGGGATTCGATGAACGCTTCTCATTACTGGTCGAGCGCGAACATCACCGGCGGGACCAACAACGCCTCCAACGGCGGCTGAAGCAAGCCCAACTCTCCACCACCGCTGCGGTGGCTGATATTGATTTTTCAGTGGCTCGCGGGCTGGTCAAATCCAAGTTTCTCGAACTCGCCGATGGTCAATGGGTGCAAGCGCATCTCAACTTAATCATGGTCGGACCGACCGGTGTCGGCAAAACCTTTCTCTCCTCGGTACTGGCCAACCGTTGTTGTACCCTCGGACAAACGGTGCGCTACATCCGCAGTGCCGATTTGATTATGGAACTCAAACTTGCTCGCGCTGATGGTTCTTTGCCCAAGTTGCAACGTCAATTCGCGGCGGTCAATCTGCTCGTGCTTGATGACTGGTTGCGGGATCCACTGCCCCTGCAAGAGGCTCGTGACTGGTTAGACCTGCTCGATTTACGCTATCGCAAAGCCTCCTGTTTATTTGCCACGCAACTCCCGGTTGAAGACTGGCATGGCCAAATTGCCGACCCAACCTTGGCCGATGCCATCCTCGACCGCATTGTGCATGACTCGTTGCGACTGGTGCTCAAAGGAGAGTCGATGCGAAAGCTCACCAGCAAATTGCACACCCACTCCCAGTCCACTTAATTGCGTCCATTCCATTATTTCATTTTGTGTTTTTAGACGCATTGCTGATGCGATCTCATCGCCGATCTGAATTAATAGATTTAGACCTGCCGAAGTTGGCGGTGAATCCGGTGCCGAACTCGTGAAAATACAGCATCGTTGAAAGAGACTTGCCAAAGCACCTTCGGAAATCGCTAAATTGAACACCTCCGACATCAGTTGACTCAGCCGCGCATAGCTGATTGCATGACCGTAGCGCAACGTCGTGACTAAGGCCGCCACCCCATCGCCGAAGGGACTGCCGGGTTCTAGTCCCACCGGAACTGGAGCCAATTGAACTTCTCCACAACCCGGACAGGTGCAACCATACCGTTCCACTTGAGTCACAACCGGGCGAATCGGTGGAATCTCCACTTTTTCATAGCGTTGCAGCAATTGCTGAAGGGTTCCAGACAGACTCACACCACAAGTTTTGCACCTGTTCACTTCGGCGCGGATAATTTGGTCGGGATTCGGAGTCAGCTTACGCCCACCACCACAGCGTCCCACACTCGCACTTCGATTTATCTCTTGGGAGCCAGAAGGCTCGCTAACTGCTGCTTTGAATCCTTGAGCAGGGGGTAAACTGGAATTCTTGGATGTCTTTTTCGGCTTCTTTTGTTGCAACTTTTGCAGCTCATCCCACAGTGTCTGGATCAGCCTGTCCTTATCAGAGTCTGTGAGTTGCTTGAGGTCTGGAAGCTCTTTCATGCCTTTAACTCTAGTGTTCTTTCTCGCCTTGTCAACCCCCAGTTGAGCAATTACGTTTTTTTAAATGATTCGCGCCGTTCACAATCCTGCTTGATATTTTGC is from Leptothermofonsia sichuanensis E412 and encodes:
- a CDS encoding type II toxin-antitoxin system PemK/MazF family toxin codes for the protein MSSPVRGEVWLVDLGYVAKVRPCLVVSIPVLMQDRALATLVPHTTSPRGSRFEVDVKVRFLKPGAFDVQNLVTIPHAKLLRKLGELDSEQLSQVEDVLLFWLGFEDIDFDEES
- a CDS encoding helix-turn-helix domain-containing protein, yielding MAGVYKLEIAESVEDLKPLLRSQKSASDKERVQLLYLLKSEQAKTVQAAAELLGRHRVTVQEWLRLYRQGGLSSLLSHKRRLGRQHSIPQWAQDALNQRLQQAEGFNSYGEICQWLESQLGIVAPYKTVHQLVQYRLKASPKVARPISAQQSPEQVETYKKNSVRIWQC
- the purQ gene encoding phosphoribosylformylglycinamidine synthase subunit PurQ, which translates into the protein MAIKFGVIVFPGSNCDRDVAYVTRTLLNQPTRMVWHEDSDLSDLDVVIVPGGFSYGDYLRCGAIARFSPAMQSAIDHARQGKFLLGICNGFQVLTEAGLLPGALVRNRDLHFVCDRVPLKVERTDLPWTQTYQSGEIITIPIAHGEGSYYADANTLAELETHGQVVFRYCTADGKIDPSSNPNGSLNNIAGICNRQGNILGMMPHPERASDPAIGGTDGIRLFQGLLKVAGIVE
- a CDS encoding IS1 family transposase (programmed frameshift) produces the protein MRCPNCGSDDIMKNGTTRRGKQNYKCRDCGRQFVENPQWKPREKDSTAMIDRLLLEKIPLGGIARGLKLSESWLQGYVNQCYEEVPRQVQVTPKPKGALTVQMDELWSFVDDKGNKQWVWLALDTRTREIVGCPIGDRSKDSALALGQSMPGVYRQCAVIYTDYWDAYKAVLPSNRHYAVGKETGLTSYIERFNNTLRQRVSRLVRKTLSFSKKLDNHIAAIWNFIHHYNEQIRLQLSNC
- the istA gene encoding IS21 family transposase, producing the protein MKKQQGGLLPMAKFREMVRLHELGHNQSAIAQSCGVARSTVQDYIRRAVAKGLSYEQLSQMSDSQALELLGKGQRQVPIKTETINFAQVAVELQRKGVTLALLWQEGLDKGEWQLSYGGFCRRYNRWRAQQKLSMRQVYQGGEKLFVDYCGLTVPVTEADTGEVVEAQIFVACLGASNYTYAEATPTQALPHWIGAHQRTFACLGGVPRVVVPDNLKSGVTDPCRYEPGINRTYQELASHYGVAIIPARPKKPKDKAKVEKAVQEVERQILAPLRNQRFTSFAELNQAIALRLSALNERVMPSYGLSRQALFEQVDKPALRPLPMQEFVLGQWKRAKVNLDYHIEVEGHYYSVPYHLVHCPVEVKVRENLVEIFHEHQRMACHQRSRVRYRHTTLPPHMPPEHWAYKAQSKEAFLSWAERIGPQTQVQVHAIFESKEHEEQAFRTLKGVQRLVQQYGQDRLEAACHTANVLGMVGLQRLRSLLENHLEQESVCADIPSIAPVEHANLRGAQYFH
- the istB gene encoding IS21-like element helper ATPase IstB produces the protein MNPSTVEQLKALRLSGMLEAWSEQYTSSTYHDLGFDERFSLLVEREHHRRDQQRLQRRLKQAQLSTTAAVADIDFSVARGLVKSKFLELADGQWVQAHLNLIMVGPTGVGKTFLSSVLANRCCTLGQTVRYIRSADLIMELKLARADGSLPKLQRQFAAVNLLVLDDWLRDPLPLQEARDWLDLLDLRYRKASCLFATQLPVEDWHGQIADPTLADAILDRIVHDSLRLVLKGESMRKLTSKLHTHSQST
- a CDS encoding DUF928 domain-containing protein, giving the protein MATPRFLITSATAALVLQSFSFLNATEPASSNPFPLTLAAPASAAQTVYTPPLRPKPIFRTDSTGSRGCFQKDKPAQLSLLVPERHIGQTVSARPSFFWYLENAKVARFALVEFGVAKPLFEKTLQADKAGIMRVDLPQDAPELAVGKEYRWSVTVACNPNRPSDYVAFNQSFVERVAPSPGLSQQLARAKTTLERARAYAQNGLWYDALGSLSDASEKDPSARNEMLFMLDQVGLTRVTGFARRNDQAMKFR